In Glycine max cultivar Williams 82 chromosome 15, Glycine_max_v4.0, whole genome shotgun sequence, the DNA window TATACACATATAACTAGAATGTTATTTATAACatactataaattaataaaaataaaacttaatataagttttctatatttaaattatattttctcaaATCCAAAcaaatctttatatataatgCACCAGTGGGGCCATCTAGATAACACATGGATCCTTCTTCTCTTATCTTTTCTATTGTTATTGGTGGAAATTAAAGTGTAATACCGCGTATTTATGATGCACGTATTTCCCACGTTAATAAACTCTATTAGAGATATTCTACTATGATAAACTATATAGGTGCAATTTTTCACCAACTTCACCTCCATAGCTTTAATTAATGTCTCAGTCATGGTGCATAAATTACACTTTATAGTATACTTCCAAGTAGAGGACACGGCGTGGATATGTTTATGTGGAGCcctttttcttctcccttttcttgGTTTCACACACATTACAATAGTAATTTGTGTTCTCTGTAAACAATTAGAAATATCCCAATTTATCTTTTTGACCGACACTAGTGGGATTCTAATTAATCTCTCTTATCTAGTAACATAAGAATTTTGAAGGTCCTTATCCTACATATGGCTAACAACCCTATCAAAAGAGACCCATAACGAATAACCAACCTATGGGGCTTGACTCTTATTCTTGACTGCCGACTTCGTTCGGTGGATTGTATTCTTCTCTTGTGTCCATTGTATGTGTCAAGTGCGGGGACTGGGGATCAACAATTTAACCCTTTTCTCCGacataatatatgaaaataacaaaaaaagaaacagtTTGAAATGAAAACAATATCTGACTTAAATATGTTCTTTCAGTCACTTATatacttttatattaaaaattagaacaCGCAACCTAATAAATTAAAtggatttttaatatatatttcacaCACCATTctcattattaataaaaaaaattctcttttaaCCATCTCCAACtaccatatttttatatttatttctacGTCTAATCCGTTTATTAACtatctattatttactttaccatattttatccttatatttaaattgaatttcgaCAAATTGTCAAAAAAGAAATTctcaatagttaaaaataatcttatatctcaatttaaattgtagattttaaatctaaaaactaatttatatattcaaatatatttataaattatgaattttaattatagtgTAATTTATAATCgatctaaaaatatttatttattatgaattttaattataaaaataaatatttattttatacaacaaacaaactaaaatactaataaataaaaacaatatacttgtaaAAAAAGCTATAATGGACTAATGATGTGTCTAAGGTGTACTATTAACTTGTCTGAAGTGTTGTTGCTGACTTGTTTTAACATGCTATGGAACACAGAGCTTTGAATTCTTCTAAGGTTGGTCTAGATTTTAGTATATAGTTAAGATACATTAGAATgggtattaaaaaataaaggtacTAAGGCCAATTTTTACCAAATTTTtagagaacaaaaatatatttagccATAATGATTTCGTGACacatttgtcaattttttttaatattaagcaAATGTTCaagaatcaaatataaatttttaatatgattttttacgaacttctttaatttttatgggaaaataaagcaaaacaCTTACAGAATGTCTAAAGGTTGGAATGATGTCCCATGCTTTATTAAGTAGGATTTTTTCACTAGATACCCAACGTGACACTGTAATCTTGGGCTCCGATGTAGGATCCAACACCAAAAACTGTTGATTTCCACTTGAAGGTGTGTGTTAGGGATGTTAAAAAGGAATCCGTAATTGATGTAATTCTAGGACCATGCTTCTTTGACATTGGGTAAAAGTATATGGGAAGACCTCAAAGTTAACCACCAAAATAACATCTCAAACATTGAATACCtcttaaaaaatgtatattccTTTCTAGCATCTCTAATGCATACCTCCTAGTGGAAATCAACAATTCTTAGCGTGAGATCTTGCATAGGAGCTTGAGATCATATCAGTGTGCCACATTGGTCTCCAATGTAAAAATTTCGCTTCCTTGAAAAAAGTGTGGTACACCATTCTAACACTTTAGGCATTGCATTCATTTGTcagtgttttattttatttttctataaaaattaaaataacttctcataaaaataatattaaaaatttgttttttggcTCTTGAACATTTGctctatattaacaaaatttgatAAGTGTGTCAATAAATCATGATTATTATagtaaaattgtgattttggtACCTAAAAATTTGGTTAAAATTGCCCTTAATCCttgcattttttaaatcataattttgattAGAGATTAGGTTAAATTTGGTCTTAGTCCTTATACAAATCTTGATTTTCCATGTGACACCCACATCATGTATGGCATCCTTGTGGCAACCATTTAGCCATGTAAGCAAAAATGTAAATGCATTTAAGGTGAGGAACTAGGGATGGATCCAAAGATCTACCAGgggttgaatttttttcttcctttatatattaattatttttaaaatacataattatttcttcacataattttaaaattaatttttattttaaatgataataacctTACCGgtcatattataataataaacataattaattttacataattttataatagttatcACCTTAATCattacaataacaacaacaaatacaactaattttatatacttttatacTAATTGACCTTAagcattattataataataacatacacaCAAATAATGctaaacaattttatataaccaacttaaaaatatatgcatatatacatgaaaatattcaaGAGAGGAGAGAAGCTAGGGCCCTATTCACCACTCTAGATCCATCCCTCTGAGGgacctattttaaaaaattcatataccaaaaacaatagaatttttttttatggactgaaatcaaataaatttttgaagaCAACTCTCACATCGATCTTAAATTGAATTTACCAAATGAAATATCTTCATCTAAAAATAatgtatcaaattcaaaattaaaattaaaatccatTAAGTTTTAATGATAGTGTTTgagggaataaaaaaattataaataaaaataaaactagacaCTCAATATATGGAAGAAAGTAActcttaattctttaaaaataatcttatttaaaaataaggatttacatttataatataagaatgaatagtattattaaataaaatagagaattatatatatatatatatatatatatatatatatatatatatatccaaaatgaatattacactatattagattatatatgaaatttatgttcatatttcttttttgtatttaaaaatattcgtTCAACCTAGTTAATTGAAATTAGTCTAACATttgtatttgttaaaaaaaagctttttgaattTTCCGTAAAAATAGATTGCGCTAATGAAAAGGCTTTCAATGTTGTAAAATAtcctttctttttccataaAGTGTTCCGAATCCTTTTTTTTGATATAGAAGTGTATTATTGAAATTAGTCTAACATttgtatttgttaaaaaaaaaagctttttgaattTTCCGTAAAAATAGATTGCGCTAATGAAAAGGCTTTCAATGTTGTAAAACATCCCTTCTTTTTCCATAAAGTGTtccaaatccttttttttttatatagaagtgCATTTTTTTAGAGCTGCCATATAATTAGTatagcttttatatatatatatatatatatatatatatatatatatatataaaagggttCTCAGATAAATTTTATGAGCAAAagtaatttatgatatttttttacatttatgttTACTTTAGTAACTTTTAtggtaattttatataaaaaagtgccttattattaaaaagttattagGGTAAACTTAATTTAGGAACTTAATATAATTcacatttgaattattttaaattttaaaaaataattctaaaaatattgaaatataacaaaccatatttttaaatatacccgaaaataatattcatatgTATTATATTCATGGGAATATAATTCCCAAGAATACAATATCATTCTGTAAAAAAACACcaactaaaaaaaagtgttttaattTGTGCAatgtaagataaatatttattgtatgattaaattttataataaataagtatttttaaatatataaatatattataattaaaattataatatatttttaatacatacattatattttatatttgtaaaaaaatattgtgatataaggttattttaattattcataattttttaaaacatattaaaattaaatttaaaaataaaaatcaaaagataaattgaaagaaataaacaatttagaaaatcaatatatacataaaataaaatgagagtgatatgagatgattaagaatttttttgagTTAACttttaaatcatattaattttgaaattaaaattaaaaaaaatatttaaaagaataaaaatattaaataatcgATATATAATTATAGAATAACACATATTAGTTAATAAGAATGagattaaattcttaaaaagaaaataaaagaatgagaATAACTATTAACCACActgatccaaaaataattcttCAAATGTTGTCATTAAAAGTAACTTATAATGCTCTCACTTAATATATGAGAAATTTTTTGCCCTGAATTTATATTAGTTCCTATTtcattgaagaaaaacaattattttccgtgttcctttttaattgttaattttttaattttatttatctatcattTATAAAGTCTAAGATCTCATTAATTACTCTTTTACcatttatattcttatttatctcaatttttaattaatttatgttagacaagtggcctcagatatcttaagaagggggggttgaattaagatattccaaactttttcccctaattaaaaatctatcttactttttacttaagttatgaattcccttaatgacaatcttcttaaatattaattcaaatgaagcaacttgaatatgaatataaagcaataataaataaaggagattaagggaagagaaaatgcaaactcagttttatactggttcggtcacacccttgtgcctacgtccagtccccaagcaacccgcttgagagttccactaacttgtaaattccttttacaagttctaaacacacaaggacaacccttcctttgtgtttagagatcttttacaacaagagactcacagtctcttaatctcttagaaaatgagaagaagaagaggaacaaatctctctagaaagagatggattttacagattgagcactcaattaattccttaatgaattgcaattgaattggccaaggaattcttaagaggataaaatgaaattgctttttgagaggataaaacactttgttgttctgaaaatctctgagcaatttcgtgtttaagtcacatatatatagaccattggtggtcatgagtaaagcctttgaaaagttgtgactcttgaaattatttttctaaaattcctgtctggtaatcgattacattaattgtgtaatcgattacagcttttaaaatttgaattaaaacgtttactaactgctggtaatcgattaccaaaattgtgtaatcgattacacagtctaaaattttgaattcaaatttttatagctgttatagaatgtatttggccactggtaatcgattacatcctctggtaatcgattaccagatagtaaaacctttgaaaaacacttttattttaaatcacttggccaaacctttgctaattcaattaggaattcccttcctaatattctagtgatcatcttgatgttgtgacttgtaatcttgaagtattgtcttgaatttttaatcttgaaaagcccatttgcatcaattgcaacacatcatcatgatcatcatcaaaacatcaaaaccaattgcatctacaatttATACATtgtgaagtaaaaaaaagaaataaaataaggaatcttaacaattattttattaggataaaaaaatgattgaatttattgtttttcataACAATGTTAAAagaccgataaaaaaaaaaacaacggaGTTACGGAGGGGAGTAATAAAATGCgttgttcaaacttcaaaatcatcaataaaaaatgtttgaaattaaatacttaaaaaataaagagaggaagaagaattAGTTGGTGTGACTTGTGAGTAAGATTTGGTGGGGGAGACATGAGGCCCCATTAACActctttttagtcttttatgtaAATGCAAAATTATTACCTTAATAAAATCCCTATCCACTTCTCATTTTTCCTCTGCCCAATTTCAATAACACTCTGCATGAAGCGGTCCACTCCACGTgccctctctctctccttcgCTTCTCATTCTCTTCTCCACCGCCGTTTCCCTCACTTTCTGTCACTTTCccgggaaaaaaaataaaatgtaacctcACGCGCTCTACATGCCACCGCACTCTCTGCCACGCTGCATCTTAGTTTCAAACCAAACGCTTATTCCATTGATTccccaaaatataaaaagcagagagagagagagaaagtgatgtGCTAGCGAACGAGTGAGTGAGAAAGAGTAACAGAGTGAAGTGAAGCCTACAAAGACATCCTTCAGAaaccctcaattttttttacgcGATTTCTGTATTGTCCTCTTGTGAATTGCAAACTCCACCGACTTATCATCTCACACTGCACCGCTCAACTCAACATTTGGTACTTTCTCTTTCTCAGATTTTTTAtgtgttatttattattgtttcttgGTTTGTTCAATTTGACTAGGGTTTTAAGCTGCAGTTTTTTGTTTTCAGGATTGCGTAGTAACATTATTGCCTCTTTAATTCGTAGGTTTGGTCTTCGATTCGCGTGCTTCTTTTGTCTGATTTTCGGTTTTCTTTGCGATTTTCTGAGTTTTTGGTAGCTATGGCGTTTGAGCAAAACTCCGTTCCAGTGGCTCGGGTGGCGGAGGAGCCTCTCGTTTTACCGGCGACTACCGCGGCGGTTGCTGGCGCGGTGCCGATTTTCTACCCCGCGTCTGTGGCTGATGCTGGCTTGGTCGGAGTGGGGTATGGAAATGTGGCTTcggttggtggtggtggtggtgctgcCACGTGGTGTGTTCGCCCTGCTGTGCCTGTTCATAATCATAATCACTCTGTGAATCCTGCTGTTGGGTTCTCTCATGCTCCTAGTTTTACTAATAGGGTTGCTACTGCTGCTGGTGGTAGCAATGGTGTTGATGTTTCGGGTAGTTTTGTGGCTGCTTCTCATGGGTATCCTATGAATTTGGGAAGCAATTGGGTTGCCACGAGTAATGGTAATGGCTTGGATAGTAGTAATAGTAGTAATAGCATTAGCAATATTAATGGTAATGGTAGTGGTCTTCAGGGGAATGTCAAAGCCATTAGCAATGCTAGTGATCATGTTGGTGGTGTTGGGGTTGGTTCCATTTCAAATACCCCGGCAAGCCAGCGGACTGATCTGGTGAGTGAGGAGGGTGGGGATGATTCGGTTTCGGGACAGAAAATGAAGTTGATGTGTAGTTATGGGGGGAAGATTTTGCCGAGGCCTAGTGATGGGATGTTGAGATATGTTGGAGGGCATACGAGGATCATAAGTGTTAGGAGAGATGTGAGTTTTAATGATTTGGTGCAGAAGATGGTTGGTACATTTGGGCAAGCCGTGGTTATCAAATATCAGCTCCCTGATGAGGACCTTGACGCGTTGGTATCGGTGTCCTGCCCTGATGATCTGGAAAATATGATGGAGGAGTATGAGAGATTGATTGAGAGGTGTCCTGATGGGTCTCCCAAATTAAGggtctttctcttttgtgcagcAGAACTTGATCCTTCTGGTATGGTACAGTTTGTGAATTTAGATGATGGTGGGATGAAATATGTTGAAGCTGTGAATGGAATTACTGATGGGATTGGTGGTAAACTCACAAGGAAAGCGAGTTATACAAGTGCAGCTTCTACCCAGAATTCTGATTTGAGTGGGGTAGATGCTCTTGATAGCTCAAATGCTGCTCGAGGGGATGTCAGTGGGGTACATGTACCTTTGTCTGGCACATTATCACCTGAGGGGATCGTAGTTGCTTCTCGTGATACTGCTGCTGCAAATTCTGTGGTTTCTGAGCCTGGAGTGTCTTACACAGATGCTTCTGTTGTTTCACTGGGCATTCGTGCAGTTAATTCTGGCCCAACTCACACTCCACCTGTCCAGAATGAGGTGGAGTTTGAAAAGTCTGTATCTGTTAATTTTTCTCATCCTCAATTTGGGGTCCAGCAACTTGGTTCGGAAATTCCACCATCTGCACCTTTGCAGACTTTTGTTGATACTCACCAGGAAGTTATGAACCATGCAGATTATGTCCAGCTGCCTCCCCATATGGGATTCCCAAATCCTCAGCTTTTAGGTAAGCCTTGTTCCATCTACTCCCAACAGTTTCATGATAATACTTCTCGTTTTGGGTCCCATCATGTAATCCCTGCAGTGCAAATGACCATGACTCAGCCCTTTTCTCATGCTGGTGTAAGACCAAGTGTTATTCAACCACAAACATTCATGCAACCACAGCAGAACCGTTTGGACCAATATAATGATGATAATACTTCAGGGTTAAGGATTCACCAGCTTCCTGCTGAACAAAGTTACAATGCATATCCGGTTCAAGTCCCTTTTGGAGGTAACTACGGCTGGGTTCATGTTCCTTTGGCAGAGCATGTGATTTTTCCTGATGCATTTGTTCCTCAACAACCAGTGATGATCCCTGAGAAAGTCCAAAGAGTGGAGGACTGTTATATGTGTCAGAAAAAGCTGCCTCATTCACATTCAGATCCTGTGGTTCAGGATCTTCGTAATAGCTGTGCTGGTACAATTCCTGATTCAGTCCCAAGTTTCTATAGTGTCCCTATGGGGGAGAACTCAAGGGCTCAAGCAACAAATATGGTTTTGGTGACTGCACCAATGAAGGAAGACAATATTGAACAAGCAGTTGAGACCAGGCCCAAGGTCATTAGCAAATTGGATACTCCAGCTGGAGTACCTTCTACTGACACAACTGGACTTTCTTTGGAGTCTGAAGGTGAGAAGGTTTTTATACAGAAGCTGGATTGGTCTGATCATCCCAGGAATGCTGTTGTCCAGGAAGCAGTTGTAAGAACAGGTGAAAAACAGTCACCAACTGATGGGCTGATGGGAACATCACCGCTGTCTTATCAAGATGATGTTGCCCGCCAGCATATTGTGCCAGTTGAAAACTGGGCTAAAGAGGATGCTCTTGTGGCTAAACCTGTTAATAATGATATACCTTTTGTTGGCGGCACATCTGTTGAAAATTCTGACTGTATGGTTCAACAATGTCCAACAGAATATACCAATGAACTTGCTAGCACTATTTCAAAAGCAGATGCTGTGGAGAATTGGATATCACAGGACCTTCTCAAACCTATTGATGGAAGGCTGGACAACCCGAAGATAGGCAATCCTgaaaattttctaaataatgataaatttgaTTACAGCACTCAACATGCtgtagagaagaaaggggtggTTTCAGATAACAACCATGGCAAGTCAAAATTGACCACTGgtgcaaatcaaattaatatgatGGATATGCTTCCTAGTTCTACAGTGGAATATAATGAAGTTACACAACCCCCTGTTTGGGGCATACCTGGATCAAATCCTCAGTCAAAGAGTGGAAACCTTCACAAGGATGATGCAGTTTTATCTTCAGTTCCCCCATCTGTTAGGCTTGGAGATGTGCAGGATTCTTCAAACTCACTTTTTAGCAATCAAGATCTCTGGAATATACACAGTACCTACTTTCCTCCACCAAGACCTAACAAAGTTGCATTGAAGAAAGAAACTTATTCTAATAAGGACCAGCTCTGTGAGATTCCAGGCAACAGTggggaacaaaatttagaatcTCAAATAGACAATGGCCTCTACCAGACattcaaacagaatttaactTTGGAAGAAGCTAAATCTGCCAAGGGTATGTAAATCTGTTAACACCTTAAGTTATATTTAGtgatcatatataatttttgagcTTTTAGCACATAGTCATTATGTTTTGGTTTCTTTACTGAAGTCTCATCAGAAGACCGACAACTTCAAGCTGTTGCCGAAGGTTTAGCTGCTTCTGTTC includes these proteins:
- the LOC100776264 gene encoding uncharacterized protein, which encodes MAFEQNSVPVARVAEEPLVLPATTAAVAGAVPIFYPASVADAGLVGVGYGNVASVGGGGGAATWCVRPAVPVHNHNHSVNPAVGFSHAPSFTNRVATAAGGSNGVDVSGSFVAASHGYPMNLGSNWVATSNGNGLDSSNSSNSISNINGNGSGLQGNVKAISNASDHVGGVGVGSISNTPASQRTDLVSEEGGDDSVSGQKMKLMCSYGGKILPRPSDGMLRYVGGHTRIISVRRDVSFNDLVQKMVGTFGQAVVIKYQLPDEDLDALVSVSCPDDLENMMEEYERLIERCPDGSPKLRVFLFCAAELDPSGMVQFVNLDDGGMKYVEAVNGITDGIGGKLTRKASYTSAASTQNSDLSGVDALDSSNAARGDVSGVHVPLSGTLSPEGIVVASRDTAAANSVVSEPGVSYTDASVVSLGIRAVNSGPTHTPPVQNEVEFEKSVSVNFSHPQFGVQQLGSEIPPSAPLQTFVDTHQEVMNHADYVQLPPHMGFPNPQLLGKPCSIYSQQFHDNTSRFGSHHVIPAVQMTMTQPFSHAGVRPSVIQPQTFMQPQQNRLDQYNDDNTSGLRIHQLPAEQSYNAYPVQVPFGGNYGWVHVPLAEHVIFPDAFVPQQPVMIPEKVQRVEDCYMCQKKLPHSHSDPVVQDLRNSCAGTIPDSVPSFYSVPMGENSRAQATNMVLVTAPMKEDNIEQAVETRPKVISKLDTPAGVPSTDTTGLSLESEGEKVFIQKLDWSDHPRNAVVQEAVVRTGEKQSPTDGLMGTSPLSYQDDVARQHIVPVENWAKEDALVAKPVNNDIPFVGGTSVENSDCMVQQCPTEYTNELASTISKADAVENWISQDLLKPIDGRLDNPKIGNPENFLNNDKFDYSTQHAVEKKGVVSDNNHGKSKLTTGANQINMMDMLPSSTVEYNEVTQPPVWGIPGSNPQSKSGNLHKDDAVLSSVPPSVRLGDVQDSSNSLFSNQDLWNIHSTYFPPPRPNKVALKKETYSNKDQLCEIPGNSGEQNLESQIDNGLYQTFKQNLTLEEAKSAKVSSEDRQLQAVAEGLAASVLHSSTSSNLDLHARDVSHHEDTGNEDVQNNQTDIQHNDKTQDLKSKLPEKANFGFPVSDVGALQVIKNCDLEELIELGSGTFGTVYHGKWRGTDVAIKRINDRCFAGKPSEQERLRADFWNEAIKLADLHHPNVVAFYGVVLDGPGGSVATVTEYMVNGSLRNALQKNGRNLDKRKRLLIAMDVAFGMEYLHGKNIVHFDLKSDNLLVNLRDPHRPICKVGDLGLSKVKCQTLISGGVRGTLPWMAPELLNGSSSLVSEKVDVFSFGIVMWELFTGEEPYADLHYGAIIGGIVNNTLRPPVPEFCDPEWRLLMERCWSSEPSERPSFTEIANGLRSMATKISPKGQNQQQQPAVPQSQVQK